One part of the Ziziphus jujuba cultivar Dongzao chromosome 2, ASM3175591v1 genome encodes these proteins:
- the LOC107419431 gene encoding mitogen-activated protein kinase kinase 9: MALVRERRQLNLRLPLPELSERRPRFPPSIFSTGVAAAGNSCTTAATTNTTSSASSGICFSDLETLQVLGHGNGGTVYQVRHKRTSTTYALKVVHGDSDPTVRRQLFREMEILRRTDSPYVVHCHSIFEKPSGDIAFLMEYMDFGTLETLLRSHGTFSEAKLAHVAKQVLNGLNYLHSHKIIHRDIKPTNLLVNSKMEVKIADFGVSKIMCRTLDACNSYVGTCAYMSPERFDPETYGGNYNGYASDIWSLGLTLMELYMGHFPLLPAGQRPDWATLMCAICFGESPSLPEGVSDEFRSFLECCLQKESGKRWSAAQLLTHPFVCKDLGSDW, from the coding sequence ATGGCTCTCGTACGAGAACGCCGTCAGCTCAACCTCCGTCTTCCTCTCCCCGAACTCTCCGAACGCCGTCCTCGCTTCCCTCCCTCCATCTTCTCCACCGGAGTCGCCGCCGCCGGAAACTCCTGCACCACCGCCGCCACCACCAACACCACTTCATCCGCCTCCTCCGGCATCTGTTTCTCCGATCTCGAAACCCTCCAGGTTCTTGGCCATGGAAATGGCGGAACGGTCTACCAGGTTCGTCACAAACGGACCTCAACAACCTACGCTCTGAAAGTAGTCCACGGCGATTCGGATCCAACCGTCCGGCGACAGCTTTTCCGGGAGATGGAGATTCTCCGGCGAACGGACTCACCGTACGTAGTCCACTGCCATTCGATATTCGAAAAGCCTTCTGGCGACATCGCGTTCTTGATGGAGTATATGGATTTCGGAACCTTAGAAACCCTCCTCCGTAGCCATGGAACTTTCTCGGAGGCCAAACTCGCACACGTGGCCAAACAGGTCCTCAACGGCCTCAATTACCTCCACTCTCACAAAATCATCCACCGTGATATTAAGCCGACTAATCTTTTGGTCAATAGCAAGATGGAGGTGAAGATCGCCGATTTCGGAGTCAGCAAAATCATGTGCAGGACTTTGGATGCTTGTAATTCATACGTTGGAACTTGTGCCTATATGAGCCCCGAACGCTTCGACCCGGAAACTTATGGTGGGAACTATAACGGCTATGCGAGTGATATTTGGAGCTTGGGTTTGACACTGATGGAGCTCTATATGGGTCATTTCCCTTTGTTGCCCGCCGGTCAGAGACCCGATTGGGCCACCCTGATGTGCGCGATTTGCTTCGGTGAATCGCCGAGCCTGCCTGAGGGTGTTTCCGACGAGTTTCGGAGTTTCCTTGAGTGTTGTTTGCAGAAGGAGTCCGGCAAAAGGTGGTCGGCGGCGCAGCTCTTGACCCACCCTTTCGTGTGCAAAGATTTGGGATCCGATTGGTGA